One genomic window of Amphiura filiformis chromosome 3, Afil_fr2py, whole genome shotgun sequence includes the following:
- the LOC140148227 gene encoding uncharacterized protein yields the protein MTCRISCIIILYFVTFFVLISAAGGKDRRDRNVQCLQISKNLENCESHLQKCCDEPRYGNETRCGSYIDGSNMTLYINQCHLKQARCRNPEVCILKRGDPFCTNVPLTPYVCPTPEPPPCQPIDLPMSPPIDASHNINVSCRRPRKVRYPRQTTQDEDSTSNRMLRRLLGMPTPKPETDEPVCNRTENMPEPPKVSPCLKYAAKTLKL from the exons ATGACTTGTAGAATTTCATGtatcattattttatattttgtgactTTCTTCGTCCTGATATCAGCTGCTGGTGGAAAAGATAGGCGAG ATCGCAATGTACAATGTCTTCAAATAAGTAAAAATCTTGAAAATTGTGAATCGCATCTACAAAAATGCTGCGATGAACCCCGGTATGGAAATGAGACCAGATGCGGTAGCTATATAGATGGCTCTAACATGACTTTGTATATCAACCAATGTCATTTGAAGCAAGCTCGGTGCCGGAATCCAGAAGTGTGCATTCTTAAAAGAGGAGACCCATTTTGTACAAACG TTCCGCTAACACCATACGTGTGTCCAACACCAGAACCTCCACCATGCCAGCCTATTGATCTACCAATGTCGCCACCAATCGATGCTTCACATAATATCAATGTCTCATGTAGGCGTCCTCGTAAAGTCAGGTATCCACGTCAGACAACACAGGATGAGGACTCCACCTCAAATCGCATGCTGCGTAGATTATTAGGCATGCCCACACCAAAACCTGAGACAGATGAACCCGTCTGCAATAGAACTGAAAATATGCCTGAACCACCAAAAGTTTCTCCTTGTTTGAAATATGCAGCTAAAACTTTGAAGTTAtag